The stretch of DNA CCACACCCACACTCTCCGTGGCGGCCGCCACCGACACCGGCACGCTCGGACCGCTGGCCCGCCTCGCCCCGCAGCCGATGAAGGTGGTCCTCAACTGGGGCCGCCGCTACAGCCTGTGGGTCTTCAACTTCGGCCTCGCCTGCTGCGCCATCGAGTTCATCGCCGCGTCCATGGCCCGCCACGACTTCATGCGGCTCGGCGTCATCCCCTTCGCACCGGGGCCGCGCCAGGCCGACCTGATGGTCGTCTCCGGCACCGTGACCGACAAAATGGCACCCGCGGTGAAACGGCTCCACGAACAGATGCCGGAGCCGAAGTACGTCATCTCCTTCGGCGCCTGCTCCAACTGCGGCGGCCCGTACTGGGACTCGTACTCCGTGACCAAGGGCGTCGACCAGATCATCCCCGTCGACGTCTACGTCCCCGGCTGCCCGCCCCGCCCCGAGGCACTGCTCCAGGGCATCCTGAAACTCCAGGAGAAGATCGCCCGTGAAACCCTCGGCGACCGCTACGGCAACGGCCGCCGCACCCCGGTGAGCGCCCTGCGCAGCGGCCTCACCACCCCGCCCCCGGCACCAGGGGAGGCCGGCCGGTGACCGGCACGACAGGCTGGCTGCCCACGGGGACCGAGACGCTCTTCGGCCCGGACGCGACAGCCGAGGACTCCTACGGCGTACTCACCGTCGACGTACCCCCCGACCACTGGACCACGGCGCTGGAAACCGCCAGACGCGACCTCGGCTGCACCTTCTTCGACTGGCTCAGCGCCGTCGACGAACCCGGCACCGGCTTCCGCGTCTGCGCCCACGTGGTCGCCATCGCCCCCGTCCGACGGCTCCTGCTGCGCACCACCGTCCCGCACTCCGAGCCCGTACTCGCCTCAGCGGTCGATGTCTACGCGGGCGCCGCCTGGCACGAGCGCGAGACCCACGAGATGTTCGGCGTCTCCTTCACCGGCCACCCCGCCCTCACACCGTTGCTGCTCCCCGACGGGTTCGAGGGCCACCCGCTGCGCAAGGACTTCGTCCTGGCCGCGCGGGTCGCGAAGGCATGGCCGGGCGCCAAGGAACCCGGCGAGTCCTCGGCAGGCCACGGTGGACCGAGGCGCCGCCAGATGCTGCCGCCGGGCGTACCCGACCCCAACGAATGGGGCCCCCAGAAGGGCCAGCTGCCTCCGGCACCCGCCCGCCCCGCCCGTGGCGGAGCCGCCGGACGCGGCGCGGCGGCCCGCGGCGCGGCTCCCCGTGACGCGACCGGCGAACGCCCCGCCCGCCGTACCCGGACAGCGGGGGAGGGCTCCGCCTCGCAGTCGGCCAACCCCTCCGCGACCTCGGCCGGTATCGCGGCCGGGGGACCCTCGGCCGCCTCCACCACCTCCGCCGATGCTTCCCCCGAGTCCACCCAGGAGGCTTCCGCCCCGCCCGTCTCGCCCGCCCCGCGCCGCTCCCGCAGCGCGTCGGACGGCTCGGCGACCCAACGGCCGCCGTCGCCGTCGGCCTGGGCAGAAACGGCCGCCTCGGCACCCAAGCCCAAGGCGGAACCGGTGGGACCGAGCGCGGAACCGGTGGTGGGACCGAGCGCGGAACCGAAGGCAGGGTCGAAGGCGGAACCGAAGGCGGCGCCGGAGCCCCTGTCCACGGAGCGGCCCCAGCGGGCGGGCGATGACACAACCGCCAACGAGGAGGCCGCCAAGGGGAGCACCGCCAAGGGCAGTCGGGACACCACAGGCCCCTCCGGCGATGGCCCTTCCGACGGTGGCCCGTCCGACGACGGCTCAGTCGGAGAAGACTCCGTGCCCGCCCCGGCCGACAGGGCGCCGTCCGCCCGGCAACGCGAGGCCTCCGACGCGCCATGGCACAGCCCGCGACCGGCCTTCGCCCCTGAGACCCCGGCGTCGGAAGCGACGACAGACAACGAGACCCCCCAGAAGCCGAACAGCGACAAGGACCCCGCCGACAAGGGGGCTGCCAAGGAGGCGACCGCCACCCAGGCGACCGCCGACGAGGCGGTTACGGATGAGGCGCCGGCCGCCAACCCGCCCGACACGGACCCACCGACCCACGAACCACCTCGTACACCGGATGCACCGGATGCACCGGATGCACCGGATGCACCGGACGCATCAGACGCATCAGACGCACCGGATGCACCGGACCACCCCGCCGGAGGCGCCCCCGCATGAACGACGTCCTCAGCGTCGCGCTGCGACTGATCGCCGTCTTCGTCGGCTTCCTCGCCCTGCCCCTGATCGTGGGGCAGACCGAGCACAAGGTGATGGCCCACATGCAGGGGCGGCTCGGCCCCATGTACGCGGGTGGTTTCCACGGCTGGGCCCAACTCGTCGCGGACGGTGTGAAGTTCGCGCAGAAGGAAGACGTCGTACCGGCCGAGGCGGACCGCCGTATCTTCCAGCTCGCCCCCGCCGTGGCCCTCCTGCCGTATCTCCTGGTCCTGGTCGTGATCCCCGTCGGCCCCACCGACGGAGCCGTCGGCGTGGTGGTCGACGCGGGCATCTTCTTCGCCCTCGCGGTCCTCGGCGTCGGAGTCCTCGGCTCGCTGATGGCCGGCTGGGCCTCGGCCAACAAGTTCTCGCTCCTCGGCGGCCTGCGCACGGCGGCCCAGCTCCTCGCCTACGAACTCCCGATGCTCCTCGCCGCAGCCTCCGTCGCGATGGCGGCGGGCACGGTCTCCCTGCCGGGCATCCTCCACGTCTTCGAGTGGTGGTGGGTGCCCTGGCAGATCATCGGCGCGGCCGTCTTCTTCGTCGCGGGGCTGGCCGAACTCCAGCGCCCGCCCTTCGACATGCCCGTGGCCGACTCGGAGATCATCTTCGGCGCGTACACCGAGTACACGGGGTTGCGCTTCGCGCTCTTCCTGCTCGCCGAGTACGCCGGGATCGTCATCCTCTGCGGCCTGACCACCGTCCTCTTCCTCGGCGGCTGGCACGGCCCCTGGGGCGCCGACGGCCTCGGCTGGGTCTGGACCCTCCTCAAGACCGCCGTACTCGCCTTCGTCGTGATCTGGCTACGCGTCACCTACCCCAGGCTCCGCGAGGACCAGCTCCAGAAACTCTCGTGGACCGTCCTCGTACCCCTCGCCCTCGCCCAGATCGCCCTCACGGGCATCGTCAAGGTAGTGATCGCCTGATGGCCCACCAGCCACCGACGCCCGGAGCCACCGCCATGGCCGCCGCTGCCGCTCCGTCCCCCCGTCCTTTCCCCGGCAGCGGTCTGGCAAAGGGGCTCGCCGTCACGCTCCGCACGATGATGAAGAAGAACGTCACCGCGCGGTACCCGGACGTTCAGCCCGACCTCCCGCCGCGCTCCCGCGGGGTCATCGGTCTGTTCGAGGAGAACTGCACCGTCTGCATGCTCTGCGCCCGCGAGTGCCCGGACTGGTGCGTCTACATCGACTCCCACAAGGAGACCGTCCCCCCGGCCGCGCCCGGAGGGCGCGAACGCAGCCGCAACGTCCTCGACCGTTTCGCCATCGACTTCTCCCTCTGCATGTACTGCGGGATCTGCATCGAGGTGTGCCCCTTCGACGCGCTCTTCTGGTCGCCCGAGTTCGAGTACGCGGAGACCGACATCCGCGACCTCACCCACGAACGCGACAAGCTCCGTGACTGGATGTGGACCGTCCCCGAGCCCCCTGCCCTCGACGCCGGAGCCGAGGAACCCAAGGAACTGGCAGCGGCCCGCAAAACCGCGGACAAACTCGCCGC from Streptomyces tsukubensis encodes:
- a CDS encoding NADH-quinone oxidoreductase subunit B, which produces MDVTTPHGGTPAHEGSEAGPGPVDLPTPTLSVAAATDTGTLGPLARLAPQPMKVVLNWGRRYSLWVFNFGLACCAIEFIAASMARHDFMRLGVIPFAPGPRQADLMVVSGTVTDKMAPAVKRLHEQMPEPKYVISFGACSNCGGPYWDSYSVTKGVDQIIPVDVYVPGCPPRPEALLQGILKLQEKIARETLGDRYGNGRRTPVSALRSGLTTPPPAPGEAGR
- a CDS encoding complex I subunit 1/NuoH family protein — encoded protein: MNDVLSVALRLIAVFVGFLALPLIVGQTEHKVMAHMQGRLGPMYAGGFHGWAQLVADGVKFAQKEDVVPAEADRRIFQLAPAVALLPYLLVLVVIPVGPTDGAVGVVVDAGIFFALAVLGVGVLGSLMAGWASANKFSLLGGLRTAAQLLAYELPMLLAAASVAMAAGTVSLPGILHVFEWWWVPWQIIGAAVFFVAGLAELQRPPFDMPVADSEIIFGAYTEYTGLRFALFLLAEYAGIVILCGLTTVLFLGGWHGPWGADGLGWVWTLLKTAVLAFVVIWLRVTYPRLREDQLQKLSWTVLVPLALAQIALTGIVKVVIA
- a CDS encoding NADH-quinone oxidoreductase subunit C; protein product: MTGTTGWLPTGTETLFGPDATAEDSYGVLTVDVPPDHWTTALETARRDLGCTFFDWLSAVDEPGTGFRVCAHVVAIAPVRRLLLRTTVPHSEPVLASAVDVYAGAAWHERETHEMFGVSFTGHPALTPLLLPDGFEGHPLRKDFVLAARVAKAWPGAKEPGESSAGHGGPRRRQMLPPGVPDPNEWGPQKGQLPPAPARPARGGAAGRGAAARGAAPRDATGERPARRTRTAGEGSASQSANPSATSAGIAAGGPSAASTTSADASPESTQEASAPPVSPAPRRSRSASDGSATQRPPSPSAWAETAASAPKPKAEPVGPSAEPVVGPSAEPKAGSKAEPKAAPEPLSTERPQRAGDDTTANEEAAKGSTAKGSRDTTGPSGDGPSDGGPSDDGSVGEDSVPAPADRAPSARQREASDAPWHSPRPAFAPETPASEATTDNETPQKPNSDKDPADKGAAKEATATQATADEAVTDEAPAANPPDTDPPTHEPPRTPDAPDAPDAPDAPDASDASDAPDAPDHPAGGAPA